The sequence GCCAAGGGGTCTCCTGCGATCCGCCTGCTCTCGCCCGGCGGTACCCAGGACGCCTATTTCGCCGGCTTCGGCTGGCGCGACGATGGTCTGAAGCCGCCGAGCCCCGACACGGTCTGGCAGGCAAGCGGGCCGGTTCTCGCGCCCGGCACCCCCGTCACCCTCTCGGCCGCCAACGGCCAGGGCCAGGTCTTCCGCATCGAACTGGCGGTCGACGAAAAATACATGTTCACGGTGAAGCAGACCGTCGCCAACACCGGCACGGGCGTGGTCCCGGTCGCGCCTTACGGCCTGGTCTACCGCAGCGGCATCTTCAAGGAGCCGGACAGCTGGACGGTCCATGTCGGCCCGATGTCCGCGCATAATGGCGCCGCCAAATATGATCTCAACTTCAAGGATCTCGATGGCGAGAAGGCCAGCGACTTCACCTCGAACGGCGCGTGGCTGGGCTTCACCGACAAATATTGGCTCACCGCGTTGATCCCCGATCAGGCGGCGGTGGTGGCCGGCAAGTTCCGTGGCGCCCCCAACGGCGCCTATCAGGCCGATTATGCCCGCAACGCCCAGCTGCTCCAGCCGGGGCAGAAGATTACACACACCAGCCGCTTCTTCGCCGGCGCCAAGGAAGCCGCGCTGCTCGATACCTATGAGGGTCAGGGCGTCACCCATTTCGGCAAGGCGATTGATTGGGGCTGGTTCGAGATCCTCGAAAAGCCGATCTTCTATTATCTCGACTGGCTGTTCCGGATGATCGGCAACTTCGGCGTCGCGATCATCTGCCTGACCTTCACGATCCGCGCGCTGATCTTCCCGATCGCCAACAAGCAGTTCCAGTCGATGGCCAATATGCGCGCCATCCAGCCCAAGATGAAGGCGCTGCAGGAACGCTACAAGGACGACAAGCAGCGCCAGCAGCAGGAGATCATGAAGCTGTACAAGGAGGAGAAGGTCAATCCGCTCGCGGGCTGCCTGCCGCTCATCCTCCAGATTCCGATCATGTATTCGCTGTACAAGGTGCTGCTGCTCACGATCGAGATGCGCCACCAGCCGTTCGTGCTGTGGATCAAGGATCTCTCGGCGCCCGATCCGCTGACCCCGCTCAACCTGTTCGGGCTGCTCGATTTCACCCCGCCGCACTTCATCGCGATCGGCGTGATCCCGATCCTGCTCGGCGTGTCGATGTACTATCAGATCAAGCTGAACCCGGCGCCGATGGACGAGATGCAGAAGCAGATCTTCGCGATCATGCCGTGGAT is a genomic window of Sphingomonas sp. containing:
- the yidC gene encoding membrane protein insertase YidC, encoding MKEDQKNFLLFAVLAALILFGWPTIAHWVFPTQNPAPTKIEGGKTTPVADPKASPAAVSPTAIRDRAIVLKESPRILIDTPSLKGSINLKGARIDDLVLAKYPETIAKGSPAIRLLSPGGTQDAYFAGFGWRDDGLKPPSPDTVWQASGPVLAPGTPVTLSAANGQGQVFRIELAVDEKYMFTVKQTVANTGTGVVPVAPYGLVYRSGIFKEPDSWTVHVGPMSAHNGAAKYDLNFKDLDGEKASDFTSNGAWLGFTDKYWLTALIPDQAAVVAGKFRGAPNGAYQADYARNAQLLQPGQKITHTSRFFAGAKEAALLDTYEGQGVTHFGKAIDWGWFEILEKPIFYYLDWLFRMIGNFGVAIICLTFTIRALIFPIANKQFQSMANMRAIQPKMKALQERYKDDKQRQQQEIMKLYKEEKVNPLAGCLPLILQIPIMYSLYKVLLLTIEMRHQPFVLWIKDLSAPDPLTPLNLFGLLDFTPPHFIAIGVIPILLGVSMYYQIKLNPAPMDEMQKQIFAIMPWMLMFVMAPFAVGLQVYWITSNCITIAQQRWLYSRHPALKEPLPKKDAGVK